TTATGCGTGATCACAATACACttatttgatcattaatatttttaatttattaaaattataaaagaaattatttttattcataaAAACAGGGCGGTGTGGGTCAAACATGAGCCACAGTGGACAAATATTGGTCAATGGTCGAAAGCAGGTACTCGCATTTGGTAATTCGGtaagttatttttttttcctttatgctcttttttgaattctttcttttgttatttttttcgaATGCACTATACTCCCTTCATATTTAtctaagagatacacttgtctctTTTGgccatatttatttaagagatatatttgtcatttttagtaatttattaACCTCACTAtccaattaaataatacatctaatttaacttatgacccaccatcatattaaacaaataattaatttcataaacccatcccacctcccacccccaaaatgacatggtcccacttgtttatttattaaaatatctaactAATCCCATttgctttattatttaatttcattcaatttttcttcttaatactcgtgacgttaaataaatacggagggagtacctatTAAGTGTATATGTTTTCAAGACTAACATTGAATTGGATGAACTTTAGTTTTTGACCTTgaattttttccttttgaaagtTTTGACCTTAgttaaatattattattaatgcgTGCATGCATGCATTAGGCTTATGTGGCACAAGACAATACGTTAATGGCAACGCTAACAGTAAAAGAAGCAATACACTATTCCGCTCTACTTCAACTTCCAGAATCAATGCTGAAATCAGAGAAGCTGGCTAGAGCTGAAATGGCTATAAATAAGATGGGTTTACAAGATTGTAGCAATAATTTGATTGGAGGTCGAACGATAAGAAGTATAAGTGGTGGACAAAAGAGAAGAGTTAGTATATGTATCGAGATTCTAACTAGGCCACAACTTCTCTTCCTCGATGAGCCTACTAGTGGACTTGATAGTGCTGCATCTTACCATATCATGAGCTATATAATTAATCTAGCTAAGCAAGAGGGTATAACAGTCATTTCTTCTTTACATCAACCTTGCAGTGAAGTCTTTGACCTTTTCCACAAGCTTTGTCTTCTCTCCTATGGGAAACTTGTCTATTTTGGTCTTGCCTCTGCTGCACCTAAGGTAATGTtcaatttatttatatattgccATAATTTTTGGATCTCAAAATAACTTGTACGTAATTCAATAATAAGTGTTTTAATTTTGGTCACTTGTATGCAGTTTTTCTCTTTGAATGGTTTCCCTATCCCCATTATGAGAAACCCATCTGATCACTACCTTAGAATCATCAACCGCGATTTTGAGTTGGTAAGTGCATGCCCATCGAGCTCTGTACTGTAATACCTCATTTTCCAAATGACGTTTACattttttgtttagtttaatCCGTTTCGTAATATTATTTACTTTGTGCTATATTTATTCTACTTTCGTATATGAAATTTTACTACCTTATCCACACAATGTAATACGGAGCTTTAATTTACAACTTTCCactcattttctcttattttatccaATTTTTTTTGCAACCACATTTTTACACATCTCCGAGTTTTCATCCAAATTCATCTGCCTTTTTACACATTCTCCCTCTTttatactcgcaccgttttgacttaaCACGCTTATCAATGCACAATTTTATTCTTAACTacctattataaaaacttataaaagtattaataatttgaaaatatatattaagatgaagccaataaTATAttgtatactaacatttgtttttgttAAAGTTTGTGAAAATGGAAAAAGAAGAACACCAGATTTCCACCATCACTGCTCCATCCTTAGATGTTGAGCTCAGGTACTAAAACTAATTCAATAAGGAAAAATTGTGTATGCGTTTGATACAAGCAGAGTATATCAAAAAAACTAACTAATAGAACAACTGTGCATAGCTTATATAGCTAGCAACTTTAtgaaagaataaaagaaaagGATAGTAAAGAAAAGAAGTCAACAAGTTGGAGCCTTGAACTGGGCCACTCTAACACTTGGGCTTGGACCATCTGCAACACTACTCTCAACAGTTTTCAtatatatactagaaataaaatagggtcaaagtgaattatataaatagtacaaaaagtcaaaacagtgcgagtattaagagacAGATGGAGTATTAATATTTGTATAAATAATAACTGTAAAGATCATTGAGAACCGGATGTAGTATAAGACTAAaaatttgttcttttggttgtgtACCTTAATTAAAAcaagtaaatttttttttattatttgttttttttacagGATGTTGAAGGGAAGGTGAGCTCAGAAAACGCAATAAACTCTCTGGTCCAATTTTACAAGACCTCCGAGGCACATAAACAAGTTCAAGAGCGAATATCTATGATATGTCAACATGTAAGAAAATACTTTACTCTCccgtttttttttgttctttacatttatttttttgtttgtttcaaaatattctttacattttcttttatatgaTCACAAATATGCtttaatattttatcaaaatttgtgtcaaaccattattttaaccatttaaattcattgggtcgtttaatctttcacacttttctattgagacattaaatttttctcattttcccgatatcagaattttgataagagtgaaaacattataaataaacgtaatttttcttgtttgattaaataaaaaaaattaaggaatttaatgcacattaattaatcgttaataaACATGCAAAAAGACAAAtataaagaacaaaaaagaaACGAAGAGAAGAGAGTAGATAGTAGTACGGAGTACGTAGCATCAGAAAATTACTTAATTTCTTGTGATTTAATTAATGGGAAATATTTTCTTCATCCGGGCGATATATATAGGAAGGCGCAAAGCTAGAGAAAGGAAGCAAAGCAAGCATCATCACACTATCCCTTCTTCTAACAAAGAGGTCTTTGGTGAATATGTATCGTGATCCCGGGTACTATAGGCTTCGTTTTGCTATATATGTGGGAATTTGTCTAGGCCTAGGGAGTCTCTTCTATGGTTTTGATAACTCTTATGGATCGATTCAGGTGAACCAAGACACTAATTAAACTCTGGCATTTGATTAAACAATAATGGGAAATTTCTAAATTAATACTTGCATGACAAATTTACACGATTCTTGAAGACAGCCAAGGATTTCAATGCTCGTGTATGTGTCAGGATTTTTGACATTCATGGCAATTGGAGGATTCCCTTCTTTTGTTGAAGACATGAAAGTAAGTATTTGTACGTCCGATATTACTCCTTCCATCTCTAAATCTTTGACCCATTGCATTTTTTAGGTCAAACTGCATATGAATTCTCACTCACCTAGTTAAAAATAGTATAGTCATGTGAAATATTGTTAAATTGGTTCAATTTAGAATGTTAGaaaatcaaatttttataatttgtgCGCGTGTAAAATATAAGATATTTACGCTTTAGGTCGCGTATTGGAGATCGTGAAAAATCAAATGAGATAAACATTTAAAGACAAATGGAGTATGTTTTCCCACAAGCAGTAAGTGTGTTTGATTATGGGATTGTTTGGTAAAGAGAGGTTTAGGGGAGATTTTTTTTAGCGGTTTCACTAGTCAAAACCTTAAAAAACGAtgtttggtaaaaaaaaatgttgaaaaCAGCATTGAGCTAAAAGCTCTCATTTTAAAAAAGCTCGTTATTTCATAGAGGATAGTTAATGTAACATATTTGCAATTATGTCGATCATGTAATAGGTTGGGGTTGGAAATCTAATGAAAAACGTGCATGTGTTGTTTTACATATACTAATTTTTAAATAAACTTGGTTCACATTTTATTGTGGATCATACCTAAAAAAAGTCAATAATGTGATTTTAGTCTATTTTGACATGTTTATTAGAGTTATTATGGAAAAAAACTATCAAATTGGTGTCATTAGTATAtatgttgtgcttgaataatgtgatcgATTTTAAGTTACGACTCTCTTTTACAAACATAGGTGTTACTTTGATTCAATAAGTGGTTGTTATATCTAAGAAAATTGATTCTTAATTTTATTATAGTCATTACGTGaacaattaataaattaaaggCAAGGTCACTACATATGTAAAAGGGGTGGTAGAGTGAATTGTTGGCTTTAGGTCCACAATAGTATTATTGTAGACCAGGATCACGCAATAATAATCCATTGTTGTATGTACAAAATTTCAGATATTTGAACGTGAAAGACTTAATGGACATTATGGTGTGGGTGTATACGTGATTAGCAACACATTGTCCTCCATACCATACTTGTTGATCCTCTCCATTATTCCCGGGGCCATAACATATTATCTT
This Spinacia oleracea cultivar Varoflay chromosome 6, BTI_SOV_V1, whole genome shotgun sequence DNA region includes the following protein-coding sequences:
- the LOC110784323 gene encoding ABC transporter G family member 1-like; this translates as MESNIDVIEGLEKQDSKSGSGTWLTWKDLWVTVADDGNSRVGKEPLAILKGLTGYAEPGEVLVVMGPSGCGKSVLLDALAGRCGSNMSHSGQILVNGRKQVLAFGNSAYVAQDNTLMATLTVKEAIHYSALLQLPESMLKSEKLARAEMAINKMGLQDCSNNLIGGRTIRSISGGQKRRVSICIEILTRPQLLFLDEPTSGLDSAASYHIMSYIINLAKQEGITVISSLHQPCSEVFDLFHKLCLLSYGKLVYFGLASAAPKFFSLNGFPIPIMRNPSDHYLRIINRDFELDVEGKVSSENAINSLVQFYKTSEAHKQVQERISMICQHEGAKLEKGSKASIITLSLLLTKRSLVNMYRDPGYYRLRFAIYVGICLGLGSLFYGFDNSYGSIQPRISMLVYVSGFLTFMAIGGFPSFVEDMKIFERERLNGHYGVGVYVISNTLSSIPYLLILSIIPGAITYYLTGLQRGFDNFICFALLLFASMTMVESMMMIVASIVPDFLMGIITGSGIQGLMMLACGFFRLPNDLPKVFWKYPLYYISFGTYVNQGFYKNEFEGLVFYDNNTQGAQRMITGEEVLKYTLQVQTSHSKWVDVAILLGMVVLYRLVFFIIIKVAELRHKLSHNRLSKNKVNCTE